From the genome of Nicotiana sylvestris chromosome 2, ASM39365v2, whole genome shotgun sequence, one region includes:
- the LOC138885966 gene encoding uncharacterized protein, translating to MSLMQCDLIFYRNFNIASSLNRAVESVDESQAQHNVMPHLQGENEEPLPDLNHPRVSGNEVGSNPRAMSHNTSFMTPPFQQMAEFFRHLAGTRSEPSEMNFEKMRKMGGVEFEGTTDPTVAEQWLERMERVFEQLECTNASKFKYAISLLQKDAYNWWVSVPNAKEKPPVLTWDDFVKLFRAKYVPPVYCDAKKKEFLNLRQGSMSIAEYQQNFLRLSRYAKGIIDGERDKCRRFEEGLNGYIRKSVAILQLDDFSKLISAALTWERIDKEEASRRENRFRKGNSDYGGPSKKGKFDYSRTESTHKSLHHKQNKSNFSTASTPSYVQGKTHTPICAQCGKNHYDACRRASGACFNCGSMDHKVKDCPNPNPFSYSHTEGSVQKPVTIHSQANSSARPRNMQAAGSSGANQAGGSRATARVYAMRQKNDQDGPGVVAGKFHLFGISVVTLFDPGSSHSYVCSSLAFPDTVKSGRLDFDVLFTSPLGHQAIVNRIYRDCPFMIQNLVFPADLLEMPFQDYDVIVGMDWLHRHHAVVDCRLKQVTFRTPAHSHIVVQGEKSLTSNIISAVLARKMICQGCDAYLAHIVDTRLGSPSLKDIPTVCDFPDVFPDDLPGLPPEREIEFPIDLVPGTTPISIAPYRMAPAELKELKAQLQELLEKGFIHPSISPWGAPVLFVKKKDGTLRLCIDYRQLNKVTIKNKYPLPRIDDLFDQLKGASLFSKIDLRSGYYQLRVREQDVPKTAFRTRYGHYEFLVMPFGLTNAPAAFMDLMNRIFKSYLDQFVVVFIDDILVYSKNREDHDKHIRIVMQILKERQLYAKLSKCEFWLNEVAFLGHIVSSEGVKVDPSKIQAIVDWKLPKTPTEIRSFLGLAGYYRRFVKGFSIIASPLTKLLGKDTKFVWDDKCQESFEKLKSLLTQAPILSLPAEGKDYVVHSDASHRGLGCVLMQEGKVIAYASRKLKSHELNYPTHDLELAAIVFALKIWRHYLYGEKCHIFTDHKSLKYLGTQKELNLRQRRWIELIKDYDCTIDYHPGKANVEKEGAVGRKGDFLFLFDFFL from the coding sequence ATGTCCCTAATGCAGTGTGATCTTATCTTTTATAGGAATTTTAATATTGCCTCTTCTTTGAATAGAGCTGTTGAATCCGTTGATGAAAGTCAGGCTCAGCATAATGTCATGCCTCACCTTCAGGGAGAAAATGAGGAACCCTTGCCTGACCTAAATCATCCTCGTGTTAGTGGAAATGAAGTGGGCAGTAATCCAAGAGCAATGAGTCATAATACTTCATTTATGACTCCTCCATTCCAGCAAATGGCTGAGTTCTTTCGTCACTTGGCTGGGACAAGGTCAGAACCTAGTGAAATGAAttttgagaagatgagaaaaatgGGCGGAGTTGAATTTGAAGGCACTACAGATCCCACGGTAGCTGAACAATGGCTCGAGCGCATGGAGAGGGTCTTTGAACAACTGGAGTGTACTAATGCTTCCAAATTTAAGTATGCTATCTCTCTTTTACAAAAAGACGCCTATAATTGGTGGGTAAGTGTGCCAAATGCAAAAGAAAAACCTCCGGTGCTGACTTGGGATGACTTTGTGAAATTATTTCGTGCAAAATATGTTCcccctgtctattgtgatgctaaaAAGAAAGAGTTTTTGAATTTAAGACAAGGAAGTATGTCTATTGCAGAATATCAACAAAACTTTCTCAGGCTTTCTCGCTATGCTAAAGGTATTATTGATGGTGAAAGAGACAAGtgcagaagatttgaagaagGTTTGAATGGTTACATTCGAAAATCAGTGGCAATCTTACAACTTGATGATTTTTCCAAGCTGATTTCAGCTGCTCTTACTTGGGAAAGAATTGACAAGGAAGAAGCTAGTAGGAGAGAAAACAGGTTTAGGAAGGGTAATTCAGATTATGGCGGTCCATCCAAAAAGGGAAAGTTTGATTATTCCAGGACTGAGAGTACACATAAATCATTACATCATAAGCAGAACAAGTCGAATTTTTCTACTGCCAGTACTCCAAGTTATGTCCAAGGCAAAACTCATACCCCTATTTGTGCACAGTGCGGGAAGAATCATTATGATGCCTGTAGACGAGCTTCCGGTGCTTGCTTTAATTGTGGAAGTATGGATCATAAAGTGAAGGATTGTCCTAATCCTAATCCTTTTTCGTATTCACATACAGAGGGATCAGTTCAAAAGCCTGTCACTATTCATTCTCAAGCTAATAGCAGTGCTAGACCTCGAAATATGCAAGCAGCGGGTTCGAGTGGAGCTAATCAGGCTGGTGGGTCAAGGGCTACTGCACGAGTTTATGCTATGAGACAGAAGAATGACCAGGATGGCCCAGGCGTGGTTGCTGGTAAATTTCACTTATTTGGCATATCTGTTGTTACACTATTTGATCCTGGATCTTCGCACTCTTATGTTTGCTCATCACTTGCATTTCCTGATACTGTTAAATCTGGGAGACTTGACTTTGATGTGCTGTTCACGAGTCCATTAGGTCATCAGGCTATTGTTAACAGGATTTACCGAGATTGTCCATTCATGATTCAAAATCTGGTCTTCCCTGCCGACTTGCTTGAAATGCCCTTCCAAGACTATGATGTTATTGTTGGCATGGATTGGCTCCATAGGCACCACGCAGTGGTTGATTGTAGGTTGAAGCAAGTGACATTTAGAACTCCTGCACATTCACACATAGTAGTTCAAGGAGAAAAATCATTGACATCTAATATTATTTCAGCGGTCTTGGCAAGGAAAATGATTTGTCAAGGTTGTGATGCCTATCTTGCTCATATAGTCGATACACGATTGGGGAGTCCAAGTCTTAAGGACATACCAACTGTGTGcgactttcctgatgtatttcctgatgaTCTTCCTGGGTTGCCTCCAGAAAGGGAGATTGAATTTCCTATAGATCTTGTCCCGGGAACTACCCCTATTTCTATCGCTCCTTATAGAATGGCTCCAGCTgaattaaaagagttgaaggctcAATTGCAAGAActtcttgagaaaggtttcatccaTCCCAGTATTTCACCTTGGGGAGCtcctgttttatttgtgaaaaagaaagatggcacTCTTAGGCTttgcattgattaccgacagctgaacaaggtaacaatcaagaacaaatacCCGTTGCCTAGAATCGATGACTTGTTTGACCAACTGAAGGGTGCCAGcttattctcaaaaattgacttgagGTCTGGATATTATCAGTTGCGTGTGAGGGAGCAAGATGTTCCTAAAACTGCTTTTAGGACCAGGTATGGCCATTATGAATTtttggtaatgccatttggtttaacaAATGCTCCTGCCGCATTTATGGATCTAATGAACCGTATATTCAAGTCTTATCTCGATCAATTTGTGgtagtgtttattgatgacattttagTCTATTCCAAGAATAGAGAAGATCATGATAAGCATATCCGAATTGTCATGCAAATTCTGAAAGAGAGACAACTCTACGCTAAGctttccaaatgtgaattttggctgaatgAAGTGGCATTTTTGGGGCACATTGTATCATCTGAAGGTGTGAAGGTTGATCCTAGTAAGATTCAAGCTATTGTTGATTGGAAACTCCCTAAAACTCCAACTGAGATAAgaagtttcttgggtttagcAGGATACTACAGAAGGTTTGTGAAGGGCTTCTCTATTATAGCTTCTCCTTTAACCAAACTTTTGGGGAAAGATACTAAGTTTGTATGggatgacaagtgtcaagagagcTTTGAAAAGCTCAAATCCTTGTTGACACAAGCTCCAATACTTTCTTTGCCAGCTGAAGGAAAAGATTATGTGGTACACAGTGATGCATCTCATCGTGGCttgggttgtgttttgatgcaagaaGGGAAAGTAATTGCTTATGCCTCTCGAAAGTTGAAATCACATGAGTTAAATTATCCCACTCACGATCTTGAACTTGCTGCCATTGtttttgccttaaaaatttggaggcattacttgtacggAGAGAAGTGTCACATATTtactgatcacaagagtttgaAGTACTTGGGTACACAAAAAGAGTTAAACTTGAGACAACGTAGATGGATTGAACTCATCAAAGATTATGATTGCACGATTGATTATCATCCTGGTAAAGCCAATGTAGAAAAAGAAGGAGCGGTTGGCAGGAAAggtgactttcttttccttttcgacTTCTTCCTTTAG